In the Primulina tabacum isolate GXHZ01 chromosome 7, ASM2559414v2, whole genome shotgun sequence genome, TCCTGTAGATGTAGGGGTCGCCTTCGAGGCCCCTTTGGATTTCCTCAATGTACAAGGAGCTTCATCTACTCCAACAACATCTGCAACATCTTGCCAAGtcaaatcatcatcatcatgaaCAAAGTCAGGCTCTTCATCCTCCGGTCTCCCTAGCAGCCATTCATTTCCATCATCCACTTCAGTCAATATGATAGGATCGATGGTATCGCGACTATCGTATCTACGCCTCAGAGctctgttgtatttgatgaacaCTAAATCATTCAGGCGTTTTTGCTCCAATCTATTCCTTTTCTTGGAATGAAGTtgcatttatttatatatatttatcaagGCACATGGCACGAGAACAAAGTCTTAAAACTTCACAGTAATAGAAAAtagaaattttaatattataaaaactTACATGTTCAAACACACTCCAATTGCGCTCGCAACTAGAGGAGCTACAAGTGAGACTGAGTATTTTTTGGGCAAGTTTTTGCAACTTTGGTGTCGAAGCTCCATATGAGTTCCACCATGCAGCTAGTTAATAACAATAGTTATATTAATATTTctcatttaatttatttcaaaaaaataatgaaaaacttGATTTTCATACCTGGTGATACAACCTTTCTCATTTCAATTGCAACTTCCTTGCCAAAAAGACCTTCGGCTTGTTTGTATTTTAACAACTTTGTATGTATTTTTCTCTCCGTCTCAGTATCAAAAGTCAACCTACTGATTGCATTGTACAACCCCGTAACTACTTCCTCATCTTGTTCTATCTCAGAATTTGAGTAAAAGAACTGAGGGTTCAAGAAATAACCCGCTGCATGCAAATCTTGATGGAGTTGCAACTGCCACCTATTGTCGATTATCTCAAAAACCTCTTTGTACCTATCTTCGTTATTACCAAAGGCTTTTGCTATTTTCTCCTTAGCcttatccattgcctcgtatatATAACCCATGGCAGGCTTCTTCTCCCATCCACCAACCGAAGTACCTCCAATAATGGGCCACCAACTTTCATAGCATAAATGATAGAATTCCAAAACGAAGGCATCAAAATAATTTTCTGTGCTTGCTTACCAGTCTGTTCCTTCGCAAATTTGCTTTTACTCCAATTTTCTGACGTAAACATCTTTCTCAAATGTTGCTTATGCTGCTGAAAGTTTCTCATAGTCAAGAAAGCGGTGGCAAAACGAGTTTTAGCTGGCCTGATAAGGTCTCTTTGGCCGGTGAACTCTCTCATCATGTTCAACAACATAGTTCGGTTGTAAATATATCCGTTAACATTAATTGCCCGCTCAAGTGCCCTCTTCAAATCTGGCATTTTGAATATGTCCTCAAACATCAAATCCAAACAATGTGCTGCACACGGGGCCCAATACAAGTTTGGATATTTATCTATCAACTTCTTTCCTGTAAAGAACAAGAGAATAAAATGATAGTTAATGAGAATGAAACTAATCAACGAAAGTTAAAAGACGTTGTAACTTAGTATATTAGATTTTCTAACCCGCATAAACATTATTTGATGCACTGTCGGTGACCACTTGAACAATATTATTCACCCCAACTTTTTGCACAAACTTGTCAAGCAACTCAAACATCTTCTCACCCGTGTGAGAGTAGCTAGATGCATCAACTGATTCAATAAACATGCTGCCTTTTGGGGTATtcaccaagaaattgataaGTGATCTCCCCTTTCTATCTCTCCACCCATCAGCCATCAAAGTACAACCATTCTTCGCCATCTCCTCTTCATTTTGTTTCAAAATCAGCTTTGTATGGTTGATCTCCTCCTTTAAAAGTGGTTCTCTCACCTCATGGTAACTAGGTGGTTTCATCTCAGGACCATATTGTCCAATAGCTTCGATCATTGGCTTAAAGCTGTCATATTTGACCGCATTGAATGCGATCCCTGCATCATACATCCATCTTGCAAATTTTTGAACTGCATCAGACCTCAACTTTTTCTGAACTTCATTAAATTTGGGTGCTTTACCACCTTGATTCTTTGCGTCTAGCTTAAAGAAAGCATTTATAGGACCCAATGACCGTGGTTTTTTGGGCATTAACATTGACGAGTTGCCCGAGGTAGATGCCGACCGCTTTCCACGAGAGGATGGATCCACGTGTGGATCAATATCATCTCCTTGCTCTTCTAtatcaaaaacatcatcaaagTGAGGCATGGAATCCATGACAGTTTTTTGGGCCAACTTTTCTTCAAAGTGATCTTTCATTTCTTGCTTAACACATGCTGGGGCTTTTGGACAAAGTTTTGTGTTTTTAAATCCTCCCGCAAGATGTTGTTTGAGCCTTGTTATCCCACCTTTTGCAACTTTTTGGCAAAAGTTGCATAATATTCCATCAGAAATCTTGTCTGGAATAACCATCCTCCCATAGTTCCATCCAATATCTTTTTTTCTCAATTCTTCTTGTAGGTTTTCCATCTTATAAACtctgaaattaagaaaaataaaattgattatACATTGAGGAAATCCAATAAGCAAATGGCAGTAGGCTAGTAGATAATATTCCAGAAATAAATCATTCTGTTATAGAGATTATACATTGAGGATATCCAATATTCCAATAAGAAAATGGCATTAactaatatttcagaaatagAATCAATATTCATTTGCTACAGTAGGTACAAAGCCAGTAACTAATATTCCAATAATCAAATGGCAGCAACTAATATTATAGAATCAAAGAGCTGCAAGCTTTTGGAACTTTTATAACCAGTTTTAGaataaaatcaatatatatGACAATTGAAATGATGGTCAATACATCTTTATGCTAGCTGCAAGCTTGTACAAATTTTATGATCCATGTAGACTAAAtctaatatatttaataatacaaAAGATTATTGATACATCTCTTtaccttcaaattttttcaGACGCAAATTGAAAAAATGTATTCCATTAAATAAATAAGCTCTTATATATAATTTGCTAACTGGGAGTAAACTTTTAATAGACAATATAGTCTGGATTATCAACCTATAAGCAGATAGAATTAATATGTTATAGAGATTGTTCATCTCAACAAGGtgtccaaaaatataaaaaatcagaaggaaaaaaaaaagaagagcaGAATATTACCGAAGTGCAGCGATGCAAAGCAGTGTCCAGAAGTCCGGCGTTCGGCGGTCGGCGGTCGGCGTTCGGCGGTCGGCAGTCAGATGTCCGGCGGTCGACGGTGCAAGGCAAGCTTTCTTGGGCGTGTTGTTGATGCTTGGAGGAGTGGAGAAGTGGAGAAGAGACGCGATGTATAAACTATCTGTAGGTTTGTGCAGAATGGGCCTAAACATTTGAGCAACATGGGCCTAAATAATTGAGCAACATGGGCCTAAAATTGGCAGTATCAAATGGGCCGAAAATTGGGTGAAAAAACTGGCCACAACCTTCTTCAACATAGCGCGCTATTTGATCGCTACAGCAATACCCAAATAGCGAGGAAAGCGACGATAGCGCTCGCTATTTGCAAGTGGCTTGTGCGTAGCCCCCTGTAGCGACCGGGCAGCGCTACGCCTCGCTACACGCTATAGCGAGCGCTACAAGCGCTATTAACAACTATGCTCCACAACCTCATTTGCAATTAGACAGCAGTCTAGAATCTGTCTTCCCTTAATAAAGGCACATTGGTTCTCCGCAATTGTGTAACTCATGACTTTCTTCAGTCTACTTGCCAATACCTTCGCTAAAATCTTATACAAGCTCGTAATCAAATTGATAGGTCTAAAATCGTTGGTCCGGGTCACCTCTTTTTTCTTCGGGATGAGGCAAATGTAAGTCTCGCTAGTAATACCATTAACAATCCCACTCTCGAAGAATTCAGCGAAAACTTTCATTACGTCCTCTTTCACCGTATCCTAATTCTGTTGGAAGAAAGCCATTGTGAACCCATCCGGACCCTGGGCTTTGGACCCATCGCTTTCAAACACTGCTTTTTTTATTTCTTCCTCCGAAAATGACAACTCCAACCCCTCTGCTTGAATTAACTCTATTTCACTCCATTCCAATCCTTGAAAAACCCCATCTTCCCCGTCGATCTCCCTTTCCACCCCATCCGATTTCCTATACAAATTCCGATAGAATCTTATGATTTCCTCTTCGATTTGTGTATCATCGGTGACAACAGACCCATCCTCCAATTCCACTTTGTCTATCATCGCTTTATTCCGTCTGCTATTCAACAAAGAATGGAAGAATTTCGAGTTTTGATCACCTTCCTTCATCCATTTTATTTTTGCTCGTTGACTATATATTTGAGCTCTTCGGATTATCACACTTTCCAATTCACATCTTTAACTCCTTCCTTttctcttttaaaatttcagaaCACGATCCATTGCCTTCTAGCACATCCAACTGCTCAATCTTGAAACTTAGCTCTTTAAATCTGTTGCCCACATCTCCCCATTCTTCCCTGTTCCATTTTAAAGCCTCTTCTTTGATCCTTTTcaattttttcataaatttgTAACCTTCCCACCCACGAGTATTTCCATTATTCCACCATGTCTGAACCAAGTCTTTGAATTTATGATGAGACAGCCAGACATTCTCGAATCTAAACGGAGACGGGCCCCACCTCAATTCAGCCGTGTCAAAGATCAGTGGGAAGTGATCCGAAGTAATCTTTGGTAGAACCGTCTGTCTAAATGTTGGAAATATTTCACTCCAACCTCTGGTGATGAGGAATCTGTCCAGACGGCAACAGATTGGTTCAACCCTAAGATTAGACCAAGTGAATTTTGCATTAAGAAGCGGTGGATCAATAAGGTGTAACTCATCAATCATACAGTCGAAGCATGTCATACTCGTGGTGAGAGATCGGCTATTCAGCTTTTCCCCAGTGTTTCTGACCACATTAAAATCCCCTCCCACACACCAGTTATCCCCGCAAATCGAGTGCAATCCAGCTAATTCATCCCAAAAAAATTTCCGGTCTCTCGGCTTGATCGGTCCATAAATGGCGGAGAACCACCAGCTAGCTTCTTCATGCCAACGTATCTCAACTGACACTGAGAACTCTCCTATCAAGTTATTAACAACTTCCATTACTCTGGGATCCCACATTACCACAATTCCCCCCGCACTTCCCACCGACGGTAGCCACACCCAGTCGACAAATCTTGGCTTCCACACACTGGCAATAAAACTTCTATCTATCATTTCTCTTTTGGTTTCCAAGAGCACCACAATATCAGGATTTTCGTGACGTATGACTTTACGAACAAGTTCTCTCCTTCTAGCCGCCCCTCCTCCCCTGATATTCCAAGAGAAAATTTTCATGTTAACACATTTGCTTCCTTCGAGGTTGAACCTCTCTCGTAACTGATCCCCCACTTAAGTCTGTATAGCTCTCTGCTTAATATGTGATCTGATTTCTTGACCATTTCCCCCCAATTTCCATCTGTGATATCTTCCTCCCTTTTTCCTTCCTCACAGATTGTCTTTACCATGCCAGCCCTTTCGAAATTTCCTTTCTCGATTCCTGACTTTTCATCTACCCTCACCAACCCTTCCCCTAACAACCCACTCGACAAACCTATAGCTGAAAAAGAAGCTGGTAGAATAGAATGAAGGGTGAAGGAATGATTTAGAAATGAAGAGTGAATACCTGAAAGTACCTGACCCACATAAGAATTCGTGTTTACCGTTTTAGGTGGCTCGGCAGAAATAAATGATCCATGTGGAGATGAAAACAACCCCGCTAATGATTCAACAGCTCCCTCCGCCTCTAACACATCCCGCCGTTTTATCATTGCTGTCAATTCCTTGTACCTGACACCCACATCTCCAAATACCTCTCGATTCCATTTTCGAGAATGCTTGGCTATCGCACCATAAATTTAAAGATTTGGTTAGGT is a window encoding:
- the LOC142551469 gene encoding uncharacterized protein LOC142551469, which produces MENLQEELRKKDIGWNYGRMVIPDKISDGILCNFCQKVAKGGITRLKQHLAGGFKNTKLCPKAPACVKQEMKDHFEEKLAQKTVMDSMPHFDDVFDIEEQGDDIDPHVDPSSRGKRSASTSGNSSMLMPKKPRSLGPINAFFKLDAKNQGGKAPKFNEVQKKLRSDAVQKFARWMYDAGIAFNAVKYDSFKPMIEAIGQYGPEMKPPSYHEVREPLLKEEINHTKLILKQNEEEMAKNGCTLMADGWRDRKGRSLINFLVNTPKGSMFIESVDASSYSHTGEKMFELLDKFVQKVGVNNIVQVVTDSASNNVYAGKKLIDKYPNLYWAPCAAHCLDLMFEDIFKMPDLKRALERAINVNGYIYNRTMLLNMMREFTGQRDLIRPAKTRFATAFLTMRNFQQHKQHLRKMFTSENWSKSKFAKEQTGKQAQKIILMPSFWNSIIYAMKVGGPLLEVLRLVDGRRSLPWVIYTRQWIRLRRK